Proteins encoded together in one Gemmatimonadota bacterium window:
- the galU gene encoding UTP--glucose-1-phosphate uridylyltransferase GalU produces MKIRKAVIPAAGHGSRMLPATKALPKEMMPIVDKPAIQYIIEELVNSGIEDILIITGRGKRAIEDHFDRNVEIAHALHERADLKMLETLDRIEQLADIHYVRQKDQLGTGHAVLKARKHIGDEPFAVLYGDDLVVSERPCIGQMIEHYNRYSSSILAVKEVPQEHISSYGVIKGKRINDVYLVEGLIEKPDPTRAPSNLATLGRYIFGPEIFDFLEQIEPAENGEYQLTDAIELMSQSRAVYACAIEGEWHTVGDLLSYLKTSVAFSLTHPAIAKDFRKYLRELIPLLEEKKKSL; encoded by the coding sequence TTGAAAATTCGGAAAGCAGTAATCCCCGCAGCGGGGCATGGCAGTCGCATGCTGCCCGCCACCAAAGCCCTGCCCAAAGAGATGATGCCCATTGTTGACAAGCCGGCGATTCAATACATCATAGAGGAACTCGTCAACTCGGGTATTGAAGACATCCTGATCATCACGGGCCGGGGAAAGCGTGCAATTGAAGATCACTTTGATCGCAATGTCGAAATCGCCCATGCATTGCATGAACGCGCAGATCTAAAAATGCTCGAAACACTGGACCGGATCGAACAACTGGCCGACATCCATTACGTGCGACAAAAAGACCAGTTAGGTACAGGACACGCCGTTCTCAAAGCCCGCAAACATATTGGCGACGAACCCTTTGCCGTTCTTTACGGCGACGACCTCGTTGTTTCGGAGCGCCCTTGCATTGGGCAAATGATAGAGCACTATAACAGGTACAGCAGCTCAATCCTCGCAGTCAAAGAAGTACCGCAAGAACACATCAGTAGTTATGGCGTTATTAAAGGCAAACGCATAAACGATGTCTATCTCGTTGAGGGACTCATTGAAAAACCCGATCCGACAAGAGCGCCATCAAATCTCGCAACCCTTGGGCGCTATATCTTTGGGCCCGAAATTTTTGACTTCCTCGAACAGATTGAACCCGCCGAAAATGGAGAATATCAACTCACCGACGCCATTGAATTGATGAGCCAATCCCGAGCGGTTTACGCCTGCGCCATCGAAGGGGAGTGGCATACAGTGGGCGATCTTCTTTCATATCTCAAAACCTCCGTGGCCTTTTCCCTCACCCATCCGGCCATTGCCAAAGATTTT